GGCGCCATTGCTCCTGGAATGAATGTTGCAGCCGATGCATTATACCAGCAAGCATCTAAACTTCCTCGGATCGAAATTGGGAAACCTGACCATGTTATTGGGAAAAATACAGTACATGCTATGCAGTCAGGCGTTTACTATGGTTATGCCGGACAAGTAGATGGGATTGTGTCCAGAATGAAAGAAGAAGCTAAAGGAAATCCCTTTGTTATAGCAACCGGTGGTTTAGCTGAATTAATAAGCAAAGCTGCCAAGACGATTGACCGTGTTGATCCTTACCTAACCTTGAAAGGCTTGTGTTATATTTATGAGAAAAATAAACCGCATTATAGGAAAGGATGATTAAAAAGTGGAAGATTATCTAATAAAAGCAACAGCTTATGAAGGAAAAATACGGGCTTATGCTGTACGAACAACTTACATGATTAACGAAGCGGTGCGCCGCCATCAAGCCTGGCCGACAGCCTCCGCTGCTTTAGGACGTGCAATGACTGCGGGGTCAATGATGGGTGCGATGCTAAAAGGTGAGGACAAGTTAACTATTAAAATTGAAGGCAGAGGACCAATGGGACCAATTATCGTAGATAGTACGTCCAGCGGTGAGACACGAGGCTACGCTCATAACATGCAAGTGCATTTTGATTTGAATCAACAAGGTAAATTGGATGTGGCTCGTGCTGTAGGTACTGATGGAACTTTATCGGTAGTGAAGGACCTTGGAATGAGAGAACACTTTACCGGAAGCGTACCTATTGTGTCGGGAGAATTGGGGGAAGATTTCACCTATTATTTTGTTTCATCAGAACAGATTCCTTCTTCAGTAGGACTGGGGGTACTCGTAAACCCTGACAATTCGATACTAGCAGCTGGCGGATTCATTATTCAACTGCTGCCAGGGGCTAATGATGAACTGATCGATAAACTTGAAAATCAAATTAATAATATGCCGCCTGTTTCAAAATTAATAGAAAAAGGGAAAAGTCCGGAAGAAATGCTTCATGTTATTTTTGGGGATGATGTAAATATATTGGATCGGCATCCTGTCTCGTTTTCCTGCCAGTGCTCTAAAGAACGTGTAGCTAATGCTTTGATTTCTCTTGGGAGCGAAGAATTACAAGACATGATTGACAAAGACGGCGGAGCTGAAACACAGTGTCACTTTTGCAATGAAAAATATCATTTTTCCGCTGAAGATTTAAAGGAACTTCACCAACAAGCATGGAATATAGAAAATAAAGTGCAATAACTTCTCGATTGATTGACACCTTTATGAAAGGCTGGTACTATAATAACAATAAATCCAATAAAAATACTTGGTATTAACGAGGGGGATCTGATCCATGAAAGTGGCAAATAACATTACAGAACTAATAGGAAATACACCACTGGTAAAATTGAACCGCTTGACAGGTGAAAATGACGCTGATGTATACTTAAAGCTTGAATTTATGAATCCTGGCAGCAGTGTAAAAGATCGTATTGCTCTTGCGATGATTGAAGCGGCGGAACGAGATGGAAAGCTTAAGCCTGGAGACACAATAATTGAACCTACAAGTGGAAACACTGGTATTGGTCTTGCAATGGTTGCAGCAGCAAAAGGATACCGTGCTATTCTTGTAATGCCTGATA
This DNA window, taken from Alteribacillus bidgolensis, encodes the following:
- the hslO gene encoding Hsp33 family molecular chaperone HslO codes for the protein MEDYLIKATAYEGKIRAYAVRTTYMINEAVRRHQAWPTASAALGRAMTAGSMMGAMLKGEDKLTIKIEGRGPMGPIIVDSTSSGETRGYAHNMQVHFDLNQQGKLDVARAVGTDGTLSVVKDLGMREHFTGSVPIVSGELGEDFTYYFVSSEQIPSSVGLGVLVNPDNSILAAGGFIIQLLPGANDELIDKLENQINNMPPVSKLIEKGKSPEEMLHVIFGDDVNILDRHPVSFSCQCSKERVANALISLGSEELQDMIDKDGGAETQCHFCNEKYHFSAEDLKELHQQAWNIENKVQ